In Desulfobaccales bacterium, a genomic segment contains:
- the gvpA gene encoding gas vesicle structural protein GvpA has translation MAKVQKSTDSSSLAEVVDRILDKGIVIDAWVKVSLVGIELLSIEARVVIASVETYLKYAEAIGLTASAAAPA, from the coding sequence ATGGCAAAAGTACAGAAATCAACAGATTCATCGAGTTTGGCAGAAGTTGTCGACCGGATCCTCGACAAAGGTATCGTGATCGATGCCTGGGTTAAGGTATCCCTGGTTGGTATCGAGTTGCTTTCCATCGAGGCGAGGGTGGTGATTGCTTCGGTCGAGACCTATCTTAAATACGCCGAGGCGATTGGTCTGACAGCCAGTGCAGCCGCTCCGGCCTAA
- the gvpN gene encoding gas vesicle protein GvpN: MNKNAVRVVSTSTVRVSAGEDSVQPEASGAFVSSPYVEQVTERALAYLVAGYPVHFSGVAGTGKTTLAFHVASKLGRPVTLVHGDDEFGTSDLVGKDSGYRKNKVVDNYIHSVLKTEEEMKNLWVDNRLTTACERGEILIYDEFNRSRPEANNALLSVLSEGILNLPKLRRSGEGYMAVHPEFRAIFTSNPEEYAGVHKTQDALMDRLITIQLEHYDRDTEILIVMRKSGLPREDAERIVDIVRELRSFGVNNNRPTIRAGIAIGRILASQNRRAGGGDVFFQMVCRDVLATDTAKITRGGQPVMMQKVEEVIHKICGPARPARVKGKEDRQ, encoded by the coding sequence ATGAATAAAAATGCCGTAAGAGTCGTCAGCACATCAACAGTGCGCGTATCGGCCGGGGAAGACAGTGTTCAACCCGAAGCCAGCGGCGCCTTTGTTTCATCTCCCTATGTGGAGCAGGTCACGGAGCGGGCTTTAGCCTACCTGGTGGCGGGTTATCCCGTCCATTTTTCCGGCGTGGCGGGAACGGGAAAGACGACCCTCGCCTTCCACGTGGCCTCCAAGCTCGGTCGTCCTGTCACCCTGGTTCACGGGGACGATGAATTCGGCACTTCCGATCTCGTGGGCAAGGACTCCGGTTACCGGAAAAACAAAGTTGTCGACAATTATATCCACTCGGTCCTGAAGACAGAGGAAGAAATGAAAAACCTCTGGGTGGACAACCGGTTGACCACCGCCTGTGAGCGAGGGGAAATCCTCATTTACGATGAATTCAACCGGTCCCGGCCGGAAGCGAACAACGCCCTCCTCAGCGTCCTTTCCGAGGGGATTCTGAATCTGCCGAAACTGCGCCGCTCCGGGGAGGGGTATATGGCCGTGCATCCCGAGTTCCGGGCGATCTTTACCTCCAACCCCGAAGAATACGCCGGGGTCCACAAAACCCAGGATGCCCTGATGGACCGCCTGATCACCATCCAGTTGGAACACTATGACCGGGATACGGAGATCCTGATCGTTATGAGGAAATCGGGACTCCCCCGGGAAGACGCTGAACGGATTGTGGATATTGTCCGAGAATTACGGAGTTTCGGGGTGAATAACAACCGTCCGACCATCCGGGCGGGGATCGCCATCGGCCGGATCCTTGCGTCTCAGAACCGGCGCGCCGGAGGGGGCGATGTGTTTTTTCAGATGGTATGCCGGGATGTCCTGGCCACAGATACCGCCAAGATTACCCGGGGCGGCCAACCGGTCATGATGCAGAAGGTGGAAGAAGTGATCCACAAGATCTGCGGACCCGCAAGGCCAGCCAGGGTGAAAGGTAAAGAGGATCGCCAATGA
- a CDS encoding GvpL/GvpF family gas vesicle protein, with protein sequence MGGKETKNEGKYLYAVIPAAGDHEYGDIGIDGESVYLIMENQIGAVVSNFSNGKIRPERRHIAAHQSVLKRLMEEETPLPISFGVIAEGEKEIKRILSLNRKSFAEQLRRVHGKVEMGLRVAWDVPNIFEYFVNTHAEIRVARDQFLGKSRVPTQEDKIEVGRLFDRVLQEDREEHTDRVEAILSPACFEIKRNVPRTERDVMNLACLVGREAVDKAFEAAIFEAARGFDNNFSFDFNGPWAPHNFVDVELRS encoded by the coding sequence ATGGGCGGCAAAGAAACGAAAAATGAAGGGAAATATCTTTATGCCGTAATCCCGGCGGCAGGAGACCATGAGTACGGCGATATCGGCATCGACGGGGAGTCGGTTTATCTCATTATGGAGAACCAGATCGGCGCGGTGGTCAGTAATTTCAGCAATGGAAAGATCCGCCCGGAACGCCGCCATATCGCGGCGCACCAGAGCGTCCTCAAGCGCCTTATGGAAGAAGAGACCCCCCTGCCCATCAGTTTCGGCGTGATTGCCGAGGGGGAAAAAGAGATCAAACGGATACTGTCCCTCAACCGGAAGTCCTTTGCCGAACAGCTTCGCCGCGTACATGGCAAGGTGGAGATGGGATTGCGGGTTGCATGGGATGTACCGAATATTTTCGAGTATTTTGTTAACACCCATGCGGAGATCCGGGTGGCGAGGGACCAGTTCTTAGGGAAAAGTCGTGTCCCCACCCAGGAAGACAAGATCGAAGTCGGACGTCTCTTTGACCGGGTCCTTCAGGAGGACCGGGAGGAACACACGGACAGGGTGGAGGCGATTTTGTCTCCCGCCTGTTTTGAAATCAAGAGGAACGTTCCCCGGACTGAACGGGACGTTATGAATCTGGCCTGCCTGGTCGGGCGGGAGGCGGTGGATAAGGCATTCGAGGCGGCCATATTCGAGGCGGCGCGCGGATTCGACAACAATTTTTCG
- the gvpA gene encoding gas vesicle structural protein GvpA produces MAKVQKSTDSSSLAEVVDRILDKGIVIDAWVKVSLVGIELLSIEARVVIASVETYLKYAEAIGLTASAAAPA; encoded by the coding sequence ATGGCTAAAGTACAGAAATCAACAGATTCTTCGAGTTTGGCGGAAGTTGTCGATCGGATCCTGGACAAAGGAATCGTGATCGATGCCTGGGTGAAAGTATCTCTGGTCGGCATTGAGCTGCTTTCTATCGAAGCGAGAGTGGTGATTGCTTCGGTTGAGACCTACCTCAAGTACGCTGAGGCGATTGGCCTGACCGCCAGTGCCGCAGCTCCAGCCTGA
- a CDS encoding response regulator: MNEKYAPILVVDDEPEMCWILENIIRKAGFTSMKALSAREAMALIESNKFGMAFLDAKLPDIDGLELARKLRKTNVHLPIVIVSGYFYQDDPTIQGVLQAGLVVAFVGKPFDHDEIVSIITRYACR; this comes from the coding sequence ATGAACGAAAAATACGCCCCGATTCTCGTTGTGGATGACGAGCCGGAGATGTGCTGGATTCTTGAAAATATCATCCGCAAAGCGGGTTTTACCAGCATGAAAGCCTTGAGCGCCCGGGAAGCCATGGCCCTGATAGAAAGCAATAAATTCGGCATGGCCTTTTTAGACGCCAAACTGCCGGACATTGATGGTCTCGAACTGGCCCGGAAGCTCCGTAAAACCAATGTCCATCTGCCGATCGTCATCGTTTCCGGCTACTTCTACCAGGATGATCCGACCATTCAAGGGGTCCTCCAGGCGGGTCTGGTCGTCGCCTTCGTCGGCAAGCCCTTCGATCATGATGAGATTGTGAGCATAATTACCCGCTATGCCTGCCGGTAG